A genome region from Coffea arabica cultivar ET-39 chromosome 7e, Coffea Arabica ET-39 HiFi, whole genome shotgun sequence includes the following:
- the LOC113702301 gene encoding small ribosomal subunit protein eS24z-like, which produces MADKAVTIRTRKFMTNRLLSRKQFVIDVLHPGRPNVSKAELKEKLARMYEVKDPNAIFVFKFRTHFGGGKSTGFGLIYDSVENAKKFEPKYRLIRNGLDTKVEKSRKQLKERKNRTKKIRGVKKTKAGDAAKGGKKK; this is translated from the exons ATGGCGGACAAGGCGGTGACTATTCGAACCAGGAAGTTTATGACTAATCGGCTTCTCTCCAGGAAGCAATTC GTGATCGATGTTCTGCATCCAGGGCGACCTAATGTTTCCAAG GCTGAGTTGAAGGAGAAATTGGCAAGGATGTATGAGGTCAAGGACCCGAATGCCATTTTTGTCTTCAAATTCAGGACGCACTTTGGGGGAGGCAAGTCAACTGGGTTTGGATTGATTTATGATTCTGTTGAGAATGCGAAGAAATTTGAACCCAAGTACCGGCTTATCAGG AATGGCCTGGATACAAAGGTGGAGAAATCTAGGAAGCAgctcaaagaaaggaagaaCAGAACCAAAAAGATCCGTGGTGTAAAGAAG ACAAAGGCTGGTGACGCTGCCAAAGGTGGAAAGAAGAAATAA
- the LOC113702377 gene encoding protein EARLY-RESPONSIVE TO DEHYDRATION 7, chloroplastic-like, producing MASEKNNPTRSPMYPQVIDPNYETTLPPSSSSPSSRPNLYPTIDMKDLVENLFPDVNDETPPANISSAPSAPPESMEETLLTVPGAILHLIDKQYSVELATGDLVILRLRQGDNTVAVLARVADEIQWPLTKDLAAVKLDPSRYFFSFRAPIEGEGSDSSSDDEIDDKRQKQKQKKKKKKKKNRKESENIESLDVLNYGLTIASKGQEDLLKQLDGILEISSSFSVQQVEEKVVAQLGGAVAREVSPADLVSEKKKEVLEERCAAYWTTLAPNVEEYSGTAAKLIAAGSGQLVMGILWCGDVTVDRLKWGNEVLKTRMTTGSKAEVSPDTLRRIKRVKRVTKMTEKVALGVLSGVVKVSGFFTSSVANSKAGKKFFGLLPGEMVLASLDGFSKICDAVEVAGKNVMSTSSTVTTGLVSHRYGEEAAKAASEGLDAAGHAVGTAWAVFKIRKALNPKGVLSPRSLAKSAAKSVAAEKKAKSSKRSEAWVYCCNFLF from the exons ATGGCGTCGGAGAAAAATAATCCTACTCGATCTCCAATGTACCCTCAGGTCATCGACCCAAATTACGAAACTACCCTCCCCCCATCTTCATCATCGCCATCCTCTCGCCCCAATCTGTACCCTACCATTGACATGAAAGACCTCGTCGAGAACCTCTTTCCGGACGTTAATGACGAAACTCCCCCCGCAAACATTTCTAGTGCCCCCTCTGCCCCTCCCGAATCCATGGAGGAAACTCTCCTCACTGTCCCCGGCGCCATCCTCCACTTGATCGACAAGCAATACTCCGTCGAGCTCGCCACTGGGGATTTAGTCATCCTCCGTCTCCGGCAAGGAGACAACACCGTTGCCGTTCTAGCCCGGGTGGCTGACGAGATCCAGTGGCCTCTGACCAAGGACCTGGCCGCCGTCAAACTCGATCCTTCTCGTTATTTCTTCTCCTTCCGCGCCCCGATAGAGGGCGAAGGTTCGGACTCCAGCAGCGACGATGAAATTGATGACAAAAGGCAAAAgcagaagcaaaagaaaaagaaaaagaaaaagaaaaatagaaaagaatcGGAAAATATTGAGTCGTTAGACGTGTTAAATTACGGATTGACGATAGCTTCGAAGGGCCAGGAGGATTTGTTGAAACAATTAGATGGAATTTTAGAGATTTCGAGCAGTTTTTCAGTACAACAAGTCGAAGAAAAGGTGGTGGCGCAGTTGGGTGGCGCGGTGGCCAGGGAGGTGTCGCCAGCTGACTTGGTGTCGGAGAAGAAGAAGGAGGTATTGGAAGAGCGGTGCGCAGCGTATTGGACCACGCTGGCGCCTAATGTAGAAGAGTACAGTGGGACTGCAGCCAAGTTGATAGCAGCTGGATCAGGCCAGTTAGTTATGGGGATATTGTGGTGTGGAGACGTTACCGTGGATAGGTTGAAATGGGGAAATGAGGTTTTAAAGACGAGAATGACCACAGGGTCCAAGGCTGAGGTTAGTCCCGATACCTTAAGAAGGATAAAAAG GGTTAAGAGAGTGACAAAGATGACTGAGAAGGTAGCGCTAGGGGTCCTTTCAGGTGTTGTGAAGGTTTCAGGTTTCTTTACCAGTTCAGTTGCCAACTCCAAGGCTGGAAAGAAGTTCTTTGGCCTCTTACCGGGGGAAATGGTCCTTGCCTCTCTGGATGGATTCA GTAAAATTTGTGATGCTGTCGAGGTAGCAGGAAAGAATGTAATGTCAACGTCATCGACCGTGACGACTGGACTTGTCTCCCATAG ATATGGGGAAGAAGCAGCTAAGGCAGCAAGTGAAGGGCTCGATGCTGCAGGGCATGCCGTAGGAACTGCATGGGCTGTTTTTAAGATCAGAAAGGCACTAAATCCAAAAGGTGTTCTAAGCCCCCGTTCCTTGGCTAAGTCTGCTGCTAAATCTGTTGCTGCTGAGAAAAAAGCTAAGAGTTCCAA GAGATCTGAGGCCTGGGTCTACTGTTGTAACTTTCTCTTCTAG
- the LOC113702299 gene encoding alpha-mannosidase-like isoform X2 produces MEMGNLAASVSTLLCLASLLYLHGRVGGSGYIKYNTGGGIVGGKLNVHLVPHSHDDVGWLKTVDQYYVGSNNSIQGACVENVLDSVITSLGRDPNRKFVYVEMAFFSRWWETQSSEIKQQVRRLVDSGQLEFINGGWCMHDEAATHYIDMIDQTTLGHQLIKSQFNKTPRAGWQIDPFGHSAVEAYLLGAELGFDSVHFARIDYQDRAKRKVDKALEVIWHGSRTFGSSSQIFANAFPVHYSPPDGFHFEVDDDFVPVQDNPLLFDFNVERRVADFVSAAMAQANVTRTNHVMWTMGDDFQYQYAESWFKQMDKLIHYVNKDGRVNALYSTPSIYTDAKHAANETWPLKTADYFPYADSANAYWTGYFTSRPAFKRYVRTLSAYYLAARQLEFLIGWRSKGPNTYSLGDALGIAQHHDAVSGTAKQHTTDDYAKRLAIGASEAENVVNSALSCLITTKSKGQCSAPGLAFSQCQLLNLSYCPPTEEDIPAGKSLVVVVYNPVGWNRTDIIKIPVNDPNLVVQDSTGNKVEVQYVELDNVTGSLRNFYVKAYIGISPTQVPKYWLFFQVSVPPLGWNTYFISKASQKGSSSAHVSLADIPRNETIVVGPGDLKLSFSSTSGQLVRMFNSKTGVDIPVQQSYLWYGSSAGDTDGQPSGAYIFRPDGSPPRIVSRLVSLKVIRGPLFDEVHQEFSSWIHQVVRVYKEKEHAEFEFTIGDIPTDDGIGKEVITRLTANMATNKVFYTDSNGRDFLKRVRDFRPDWPLHVTQPVAGNYYPLNSGIFIVDNSSEFSVLVDRACGGSSIKDGQIEIMLHRRLIDDDGRGVNEALDEEVCVGTLCQGLTVRGNYYASINQLGAGARWRRRTSQEIYSPLLLAFTHEKSGDWKSSHLTKATIMDTNYNLPPNVALITLQELNDGSVLLRLAHLYEAGEDTVLSTLAAVDLKKLFGGKTMKSIVEMSLSANQEKSKMKRMTWKVEGENAKDPAPIRGGPVNVRAPVVHLGPMEIRTFLLKF; encoded by the exons ATGGAAATGGGAAACTTAGCTGCATCAGTGTCGACCTTGCTATGTCTGGCGTCCCTTCTTTATTTACATGGAAGAGTTGGTGGTAGTGGATATATCAAGTATAATACTGGAGGCGGCATTGTTGGAGGCAAACTGAATGTGCATTTAGTTCCCCACTCGCATGATGATGTGGGATGGTTGAAGACAGTTGATCAGTACTATGTTGGATCAAACAACAGTATTCAG GGTGCGTGTGTGGAAAATGTACTTGATTCAGTCATTACGTCGTTGGGCCGCGACCCAAACCGGAAATTTGTCTATGTTGAGATG GCTTTCTTCAGTAGATGGTGGGAAACCCAGAGTTCAGAAATTAAGCAACAAGTAAGACGGCTTGTGGATTCCGGGCAGTTGGAATTCAT AAATGGCGGCTGGTGCATGCATGATGAAGCAGCCACTCATTACATAGACATGATTGACCAAACAACTCTAGGCCACCAGCTGATAAAGAGCCAATTCAATAAAACTCCTCGAGCTGGATGGCAGATCGATCCTTTTGGACACTCTGCAGTGGAGGCTTACCTACTTGGAGCTGAG CTAGGATTCGATTCTGTTCACTTCGCACGAATTGATTACCAAGATAGGGCAAAACGCAAAGTTGATAAAGCTCTTGAAGTTATCTGGCATGGATCTAGAACATTTGGTTCCTCGTCTCAA ATTTTTGCAAATGCCTTTCCAGTTCATTATAGTCCACCAGATGGCTTTCACTTCGAAGTGGATGATGACTTCGTTCCTGTCCAG GATAACCCACTACTGTTTGACTTCAATGTTGAGCGACGAGTTGCTGATTTTGTAAGTGCTGCAATGGCTCAG GCAAATGTGACACGTACAAATCATGTTATGTGGACAATGGGTGATGATTTCCAATATCAGTATGCTGAGTCTTGGTTCAAGCAGATGGATAAATTAATTCACTATGTCAACAag GATGGTCGAGTGAATGCATTGTATTCTACCCCATCTATTTATACTGATGCAAAACATGCAGCGAATGAAACCTGGCCTCTGAAAACTGCTGACTACTTCCC ATATGCAGACAGTGCGAATGCTTattggactggttactttacaAGCCGCCCTGCCTTTAAAAGATACGTCCGCACGCTGAGTGCATATTATCTG GCAGCTCGCCAACTAGAATTCTTGATAGGTTGGAGATCAAAGGGTCCCAACACTTACAGTTTAGGAGATGCTTTAGGAATCGCCCAGCACCATGATGCTGTAAGTGGCACTGCTAAACAGCATACAACAGATGACTATGCAAAACGCTTGGCAATTGGCGCTTCTGAG GCTGAAAATGTTGTGAATTCAGCTTTGTCATGCCTAATTACAACAAAATCTAAAGGCCAATGCAGTGCACCTGGATTGGCTTTCAGCCAG TGTCAATTGCTCAATCTAAGTTACTGTCCACCAACTGAGGAAGATATTCCTGCAGGGAAGAGTTTG GTTGTTGTAGTATATAATCCAGTTGGATGGAATCGTACTGACATCATCAAGATTCCG GTTAATGACCCTAACCTGGTAGTTCAAGATTCAACAGGCAATAAGGTTGAGGTGCAATATGTGGAGTTGGATAATGTTACAGGCAGTCTCAGAAACTTCTATGTTAAGGCATATATAGGAATTTCACCTACACAAGTTCCAAAATATTGGCTTTTCTTCCAAGTATCTGTGCCACCGCTTGGTTGGAATACTTACTTCATCTCTAAAGCATCCCAAAAAG GAAGCAGCAGCGCACATGTCTCCTTGGCAGACATTCCACGGAATGAGACCATTGTTGTTGGGCCTGGAGACTTGAAACTGTCCTTTTCATCAACATCTGGACAACTTGTGCGCATGTTCAATTCTAAAACTGGG GTGGATATACCTGTACAACAAAGCTATCTGTGGTATGGCTCAAGCGCAGGAGACACTGATGGCCAG CCCTCTGGTGCTTATATTTTCCGCCCGGATGGTTCTCCTCCAAGAATTGTCTCAAGATTG GTTTCCTTGAAGGTTATACGTGGACCACTATTTGATGAGGTTCACCAGGAATTCAGTTCATGGATCCACCAG GTCGTTAGAGTGTACAAGGAAAAAGAGCATGCAGAATTTGAGTTTACT ATTGGTGATATCCCCACAGATGATGGTATCGGGAAGGAGGTCATTACTCGATTGACTGCTAATATGGCCACAAACAAAGTGTTCTATACTGATTCCAATGGAAGAGACTTTCTGAAACGG GTCCGAGATTTTAGACCTGACTGGCCTCTTCACGTTACACAACCAGTAGCAGGGAACTATTATCCA CTTAATAGCGGAATCTTCATAGTGGATAACAGCTCTGAATTCTCTGTTTTGGTTGATCGTGCCTGCGGAGGATCCAGCATTAAAGATGGACAAATAGAAATCATGCTCCACAG ACGCCTAATTGACGATGATGGTCGTGGAGTGAACGAAGCACTTGATGAAGAAGTATGTGTTGGAACATTATGTCAAGGACTCACG GTTCGAGGAAATTATTATGCAAGCATCAATCAGCTAGGTGCTGGAGCTCGCTGGCGCCGAAGAACCAGCCAAGAAATCTACTCACCTCTCCTTCTAGCATTCACACATGAG AAATCAGGTGATTGGAAATCTTCCCACTTGACAAAGGCAACCATTATGGACACAAATTATAATTTGCCCCCTAATGTGGCATTAATTACCCTGCAG GAGTTAAATGATGGAAGCGTGCTTCTCCGTTTGGCACATCTCTATGAG GCTGGTGAGGATACAGTACTCTCAACGTTAGCCGCTGTCGATCTGAAGAAGTTGTTTGGTGGGAAAACG ATGAAATCAATAGTAGAAATGAGCTTGTCAGCTAACCAAGAGAAATCCAAGATGAAAAGAATGACTTGGAAAGTTGAAGGTGAGAACGCGAAAGATCCTGCACCAATTAGGGGTGGCCCTGTAAACGTCAGAGCACCCGTTGTTCATCTTGGCCCCATGGAGATTCGTACtttcctcttgaaattttga
- the LOC113702299 gene encoding alpha-mannosidase-like isoform X1, which yields MEMGNLAASVSTLLCLASLLYLHGRVGGSGYIKYNTGGGIVGGKLNVHLVPHSHDDVGWLKTVDQYYVGSNNSIQGACVENVLDSVITSLGRDPNRKFVYVEMAFFSRWWETQSSEIKQQVRRLVDSGQLEFINGGWCMHDEAATHYIDMIDQTTLGHQLIKSQFNKTPRAGWQIDPFGHSAVEAYLLGAELGFDSVHFARIDYQDRAKRKVDKALEVIWHGSRTFGSSSQIFANAFPVHYSPPDGFHFEVDDDFVPVQDNPLLFDFNVERRVADFVSAAMAQANVTRTNHVMWTMGDDFQYQYAESWFKQMDKLIHYVNKDGRVNALYSTPSIYTDAKHAANETWPLKTADYFPYADSANAYWTGYFTSRPAFKRYVRTLSAYYLAARQLEFLIGWRSKGPNTYSLGDALGIAQHHDAVSGTAKQHTTDDYAKRLAIGASEAENVVNSALSCLITTKSKGQCSAPGLAFSQCQLLNLSYCPPTEEDIPAGKSLVVVVYNPVGWNRTDIIKIPVNDPNLVVQDSTGNKVEVQYVELDNVTGSLRNFYVKAYIGISPTQVPKYWLFFQVSVPPLGWNTYFISKASQKGSSSAHVSLADIPRNETIVVGPGDLKLSFSSTSGQLVRMFNSKTGVDIPVQQSYLWYGSSAGDTDGQPSGAYIFRPDGSPPRIVSRLVSLKVIRGPLFDEVHQEFSSWIHQVVRVYKEKEHAEFEFTIGDIPTDDGIGKEVITRLTANMATNKVFYTDSNGRDFLKRVRDFRPDWPLHVTQPVAGNYYPLNSGIFIVDNSSEFSVLVDRACGGSSIKDGQIEIMLHRFKRLIDDDGRGVNEALDEEVCVGTLCQGLTVRGNYYASINQLGAGARWRRRTSQEIYSPLLLAFTHEKSGDWKSSHLTKATIMDTNYNLPPNVALITLQELNDGSVLLRLAHLYEAGEDTVLSTLAAVDLKKLFGGKTMKSIVEMSLSANQEKSKMKRMTWKVEGENAKDPAPIRGGPVNVRAPVVHLGPMEIRTFLLKF from the exons ATGGAAATGGGAAACTTAGCTGCATCAGTGTCGACCTTGCTATGTCTGGCGTCCCTTCTTTATTTACATGGAAGAGTTGGTGGTAGTGGATATATCAAGTATAATACTGGAGGCGGCATTGTTGGAGGCAAACTGAATGTGCATTTAGTTCCCCACTCGCATGATGATGTGGGATGGTTGAAGACAGTTGATCAGTACTATGTTGGATCAAACAACAGTATTCAG GGTGCGTGTGTGGAAAATGTACTTGATTCAGTCATTACGTCGTTGGGCCGCGACCCAAACCGGAAATTTGTCTATGTTGAGATG GCTTTCTTCAGTAGATGGTGGGAAACCCAGAGTTCAGAAATTAAGCAACAAGTAAGACGGCTTGTGGATTCCGGGCAGTTGGAATTCAT AAATGGCGGCTGGTGCATGCATGATGAAGCAGCCACTCATTACATAGACATGATTGACCAAACAACTCTAGGCCACCAGCTGATAAAGAGCCAATTCAATAAAACTCCTCGAGCTGGATGGCAGATCGATCCTTTTGGACACTCTGCAGTGGAGGCTTACCTACTTGGAGCTGAG CTAGGATTCGATTCTGTTCACTTCGCACGAATTGATTACCAAGATAGGGCAAAACGCAAAGTTGATAAAGCTCTTGAAGTTATCTGGCATGGATCTAGAACATTTGGTTCCTCGTCTCAA ATTTTTGCAAATGCCTTTCCAGTTCATTATAGTCCACCAGATGGCTTTCACTTCGAAGTGGATGATGACTTCGTTCCTGTCCAG GATAACCCACTACTGTTTGACTTCAATGTTGAGCGACGAGTTGCTGATTTTGTAAGTGCTGCAATGGCTCAG GCAAATGTGACACGTACAAATCATGTTATGTGGACAATGGGTGATGATTTCCAATATCAGTATGCTGAGTCTTGGTTCAAGCAGATGGATAAATTAATTCACTATGTCAACAag GATGGTCGAGTGAATGCATTGTATTCTACCCCATCTATTTATACTGATGCAAAACATGCAGCGAATGAAACCTGGCCTCTGAAAACTGCTGACTACTTCCC ATATGCAGACAGTGCGAATGCTTattggactggttactttacaAGCCGCCCTGCCTTTAAAAGATACGTCCGCACGCTGAGTGCATATTATCTG GCAGCTCGCCAACTAGAATTCTTGATAGGTTGGAGATCAAAGGGTCCCAACACTTACAGTTTAGGAGATGCTTTAGGAATCGCCCAGCACCATGATGCTGTAAGTGGCACTGCTAAACAGCATACAACAGATGACTATGCAAAACGCTTGGCAATTGGCGCTTCTGAG GCTGAAAATGTTGTGAATTCAGCTTTGTCATGCCTAATTACAACAAAATCTAAAGGCCAATGCAGTGCACCTGGATTGGCTTTCAGCCAG TGTCAATTGCTCAATCTAAGTTACTGTCCACCAACTGAGGAAGATATTCCTGCAGGGAAGAGTTTG GTTGTTGTAGTATATAATCCAGTTGGATGGAATCGTACTGACATCATCAAGATTCCG GTTAATGACCCTAACCTGGTAGTTCAAGATTCAACAGGCAATAAGGTTGAGGTGCAATATGTGGAGTTGGATAATGTTACAGGCAGTCTCAGAAACTTCTATGTTAAGGCATATATAGGAATTTCACCTACACAAGTTCCAAAATATTGGCTTTTCTTCCAAGTATCTGTGCCACCGCTTGGTTGGAATACTTACTTCATCTCTAAAGCATCCCAAAAAG GAAGCAGCAGCGCACATGTCTCCTTGGCAGACATTCCACGGAATGAGACCATTGTTGTTGGGCCTGGAGACTTGAAACTGTCCTTTTCATCAACATCTGGACAACTTGTGCGCATGTTCAATTCTAAAACTGGG GTGGATATACCTGTACAACAAAGCTATCTGTGGTATGGCTCAAGCGCAGGAGACACTGATGGCCAG CCCTCTGGTGCTTATATTTTCCGCCCGGATGGTTCTCCTCCAAGAATTGTCTCAAGATTG GTTTCCTTGAAGGTTATACGTGGACCACTATTTGATGAGGTTCACCAGGAATTCAGTTCATGGATCCACCAG GTCGTTAGAGTGTACAAGGAAAAAGAGCATGCAGAATTTGAGTTTACT ATTGGTGATATCCCCACAGATGATGGTATCGGGAAGGAGGTCATTACTCGATTGACTGCTAATATGGCCACAAACAAAGTGTTCTATACTGATTCCAATGGAAGAGACTTTCTGAAACGG GTCCGAGATTTTAGACCTGACTGGCCTCTTCACGTTACACAACCAGTAGCAGGGAACTATTATCCA CTTAATAGCGGAATCTTCATAGTGGATAACAGCTCTGAATTCTCTGTTTTGGTTGATCGTGCCTGCGGAGGATCCAGCATTAAAGATGGACAAATAGAAATCATGCTCCACAGGTTCAA ACGCCTAATTGACGATGATGGTCGTGGAGTGAACGAAGCACTTGATGAAGAAGTATGTGTTGGAACATTATGTCAAGGACTCACG GTTCGAGGAAATTATTATGCAAGCATCAATCAGCTAGGTGCTGGAGCTCGCTGGCGCCGAAGAACCAGCCAAGAAATCTACTCACCTCTCCTTCTAGCATTCACACATGAG AAATCAGGTGATTGGAAATCTTCCCACTTGACAAAGGCAACCATTATGGACACAAATTATAATTTGCCCCCTAATGTGGCATTAATTACCCTGCAG GAGTTAAATGATGGAAGCGTGCTTCTCCGTTTGGCACATCTCTATGAG GCTGGTGAGGATACAGTACTCTCAACGTTAGCCGCTGTCGATCTGAAGAAGTTGTTTGGTGGGAAAACG ATGAAATCAATAGTAGAAATGAGCTTGTCAGCTAACCAAGAGAAATCCAAGATGAAAAGAATGACTTGGAAAGTTGAAGGTGAGAACGCGAAAGATCCTGCACCAATTAGGGGTGGCCCTGTAAACGTCAGAGCACCCGTTGTTCATCTTGGCCCCATGGAGATTCGTACtttcctcttgaaattttga